Genomic window (Syngnathus typhle isolate RoL2023-S1 ecotype Sweden linkage group LG19, RoL_Styp_1.0, whole genome shotgun sequence):
GCCGCTTTGGAGCTCCGGCAGAGGCTAGGGCGGCTGCACAAGTAAAATGATTTCCCTTTCAATTTCCTCTTTATTGACATCTTGCTATTGCCAAACAAGGCTCTTGCCTCTATGACCAAGGTGTCCGTTGCCATTTTGAGCAAGCAGATTGAAGCAGCCAAAGTGCTTTGATGTGTTTCCAGCGGCTCCACCTCCAGCCGGTTCCTCCTGGGTGAGGTCCACCTGACCATTCGACACAGCGTCCAACGCAACAAGCTCATCGTGGTGGTTCACGCGTGCCGGTAGGCCCGCGGCGGCGAAACGTCGGTGAAAAGGATTTCCGTCGTTGTCGGTCGCTGCACTTAAGAACTTCCCGTATCTATTTTCTCGTTCGCATAAAGGTTGTCTCTACCGCTAACCAAAAGAGCGGCACCGACAACTCACGACAACACGCACAAACGTCAACTTTTCGTCTCGTGTGTTTCCTTAGCAATTTGATGGCTTTCTCGAAAGACACCTCGGATCCTTTCATCCGCCTCTACCTGCTGCCCGACAAGAGTCGCACGGGCAGGAGGAAGACCGGCACGGTGAAAAGGAGCCTCAACCCTGTTTACGATCAAACGTGAGTTGTGTCTTTTCGGACCGTGTGTTACACTTTAGCGTTAGCATGAGACCTGTGGGTTTGATTTGGAGTTTGAAGGATTGGTCGACTTGCAGGTTTGAATTCAGCGTGTCCATCGTGGAGCTCCACAGGAGAACGCTAGATGTCGCCGTGAAGAACGGAGGGAACATCTTGTCCAAACCCAAAGGCCTTTTGGGAAAAGTAATGTGCATTTCCTGTTTTGCAAGGGTTGGCCCTTGGATTTGTACAATTCAAGAGTCGTCATGGTTTTCAGTGAGCAGGTTTCCGTGTACAATTTCAGGTGCTGGTCCATTTAAGTGGAGAAGATATAGCCAAAGGATGGACGCAATGGTAACGTGTTCACGTAAATAATATGGAATGGATATATTTGAAATGATCTTCTCTTGTAGGCATGAGCTGAGCGAAGACGGTTTGCCGTCTCAAAGGAACATCGAGGAGACATTTACGTCGTGATTTGTTTGGCTGAATTTCGTAAACCTTTTATTTCCACACTACATTTTTGTCAGCATGCCTTTTCCCATACTGACCGTCGTCGGCGCATCCAAATATTGTAACATATTGTCATCATAATGAAAGGTCTCGTCGCTGTTTGTGATATTGCTCGTTTGTAACTTGGcagggcattaaaaaaaaaaagaaaaaaaaaagaatgtgacAAATTCTTACCAAAGGAGCAGAATGAGTCCCGCAGGTGGTGTTTATATTTTGTCCTCCCTCGTGGAtgcttttgacttttgtttgtttatttagtcTGATTTCAAACATGGAATGCACATCAAACGGAATGCTTTGTGTATTTCTAGGTGGACTTTGTGCAATAtagttttctttccttttggaCATGCATGGTCCTTTTGTGGGCATTTTATAGGGCTAGGCAaaagatggaggaaaaaaatagagCTACTTGAATGGAGGGGATTCAGATGTGAGGCAAGAAACTAGACGAGAGACAGACAACTCGTGCTTTTTTAATATGCTGGGCTGACAGCAAACTGTCTAAAACAAAGGTTTCTATCTCTTTTTTGCTATGCGGTTATaactgtttgtgtttgttgaaGCTTTTTAATCTATCACGTGCcttaaaaaaagggaaaaacctCACCACCGTGTAACTTCCGCCTTCTTAAAAGTTATTCATTTTGAATGATGTGTGGCTTTTTGATGAATAAATTGTTTCCTTTCTGAAAATGGTGTGATTATTTcattgagaaaaataaatacactttTCTAATTAGAtacgtatatatgtgtatatatagatAGTTAGTTTAGTTTCTATCTATATAATACAATAACAATTTGTGACACAAGTCAAAGGTCGTAAAGCCAACTTTTCCCCGCATTGAATGGCCAAGGTAGAGCATATATGAGACGATGTCGCCACCCAGCGGTTAAAACGGATAACTGCATGTCAGTGGCGTCACAAAGACGCTTTACGTAATGACGTAACGAGGCGTATGAATTTGCGCGGGTTGCCGAACCCGCGAGCCGGACGATGAGCTAGCTAGCTTCCCGAATAGTCGCTGCCAAAGGTAATAAAAGACGATTCTAGCTCCACTTTCGTGTTTCAGTGTATTACGACTACAATACAACATCATTGTTGGTGACAGTTGACCTTTCGAAATAACCCTAGGGTTCAAACGGCCGTCAAGTGGCTTTTTGGTGACACTTGTGTCCACTTTCCCGCAGGGCTTTTCGGTTCGACAAAACTTTCTTCTTTCTCGCTCCATTCAAAGCGACAACATGTCGAAGCGTGCGGCTTTCATTAAAGCCGCTTGTAAGGAACATGTGGACGACTTCCTTCAGCTCGTCCAACTTCACGTAAGTCATCGGAAAGCGTACACTTGAATGTCTAACATAGTGCGCCGCAAATGGTAAAACGTTGTTACGTCATAGTCATGTTGTGCTTGCATTTGTTACTTCAAACCACCAAACGAATGAATGTGCCACAccgtatttgaaaaaaaaccccaaagcaAAAGTGTGTAGAAATGCATCACATTCAACATTCAACCTGCGGTTTTGCTGAGCAGAAGGACAGAACGGATCCTTTTGACCTTGAAGAGGTGATGGAGGAGATGGCAAGGGATCAGCGTGAGGCGGTGTGGGGAGAACTAGCCTCTCTCCTTCGGGACGTCCTTCTGGAATTGCCCCCGGAACGCTGGGACGAGGTCACGGATGCCGAGTCTGCGGTGGATCCCGTGTGTTGATTTGACGTGATTGTTTGGAGGGGTTCGTGGGGAACGTTCTGCTCATTTGCCTCTTTTCTCCAGAAACGCGTGGTGGCTGCCGTGACTCTGGTGGCCACCGTATCTCTGAAGGTCCTGCAAAATGGCGACACCTACAACGGGCTTCTTAACATTACCCGCCAGCTTCACGGTTTGTCTGCCACCGCTTTGCGCATTTCTCTTTGGACTATTGTTTTGAGCTGAgcatttccatttttcacaTCCAGAGGTTCTGGTGTCGTCGCATCCCAGGACGGAGGATAACGTGCTGCCCCACATCCAAACGCTGTGCGAGGCCTGGTGGAAGAAAGACCTGCTGAACAAAGACAAGTTTGGCCGCACCGCTTTGGTCATCGCTTTGAACAAGATCTTATATTCCAAGAAAATGGTGCAaaattgagggggggggggatgaaagGCACACATGCAATCGCAATATTGCTGCATCGCTCCTTTTCAACCTATCTCGTCAGAACACTGAGCTCCAAAGAGCGTGGAGCCTACACAAGGTGGTCTCCAATGTGAACTACGCCTCTGAGGACGGCCAGCAGCTGAGCGCGCAGCTGCTGCAGTGTTTCCGCGCCACCAGCTTCATCCGTAACGACGACGTGAGTGCAGAAGGCTTGGCTCGCCCCACTTgccagcaagcaagcaagcaagcaagctgaGAGTATCAaccgccgtgtgtgtgtgtgtgtgtggcaacaCAGGGCAAGCGGTTCATGGTGTTTCTCTTCAGCTGGCACGTGGATTTCGTCCCACTCATCCACGAAGCCATCAAAAATCAGCTGCAGTTCTATAACACGTGAGAGGCCGCCCTCTACCTTTTTAGACCGCTCTCCtttcagtgtttttctttttgtccgccaggtggcaccatttcttttttaattggcAGTGATTTTTAACCTCaatgtgtttatttaaaaaaatgtttgagaacAGAGATTGACTTGTCAAAAGTAGGGGGCGTAAGGCGTATTGATGGATTGTAtgggggaaaaggaaattgagagAGGATTTATGAAGGTCTTCTTAAGGAGTTGTAAGGTTCTTACTCGCACCGTCATGGTCTCGTTCCAGGGTGGCCACGGAGGACGTCGCCGAGATCTACTTCCGCGCATGGAAAAAGGCCAGCGGCAAGTTCCTGGAGAAGATAGAAAGCGAGTGCATACAGGACTTGATGAAGTGCGCCATACTGTTGCAGAGGTCGTCACCTCTTTGCCGCAAAGTCCGACAGGTAAAAAATGGGCAGAATCCCTTTCAATGTTAAGGGCATTAAacgttctctctttctctccttccCACAGATCATCTTCTATTTCCACAAGAAGAATGTCTGCCCCTCAGTGGGCAAAATGCTCAGCGCCCTCTACAAGCCCATTCTTTGGAAGTATCTCAATGTGCGTACTGGCCACCCACCTCGTTGCCCTTTCGCGAGGTCGGTTCGCAACATATTGCTCCTTACAGGTTCCTAATTTTGAGGTCCGCACCAACGCCACAGTGCTGTTCGCAGACGCCTTCCCCATCGTTGACCCCGATACGGAAATCGAAGAGGCCCTTCAAAAGCAGCTGGACAAACTCAAGGCaggcttgtttttatttcattgaattTATCGTGGCCAATCTCGCGTGCTCACTGTTAGGCTGCTTGTCTCCGTTTGAAGGTCCTGCTGTTCGACAAGCATGACGTGGTGCGCTGCAATGCCATCCAGGGCGTCTGCAAGGTCCTCGCCAGGTGCTGGGAGTTGCTCCCGTCGGTCGTTATCGTGGACTTCCTGAAGAAGTTGGAAGAGTTGGCGGGCGACAGCAGCTCCGATAACGTCCGCTGCGCCGTCTTTGCGGTGTGACTTCCTCTTGACAAAAAGAGATTTGTTGttttggaaaaagtcttgaatGAGCCTTTGGTTCTCAGTATCTGTGCGTTGTCTTGGACAACGTGCTCAGCCACCCCGCGCTCGAGAAGCTGATGCCCAAGTGGAAGAACAGCCTCCACGATGCCTCGGTGAAGGTCCGCGTGGCTTTTGTCGACATGCTCCTCAAGGTCAAGGCGGTCCGCGCGGCCAAGGTATTCTGAGGCGCCGTCCGCGATGCTTTCATGAGCAACCCCGGCCGTCTTCATGAATTCAATGACTGCAGTTCTGGGACGTGTGCAGCCTGGACCACCTGGTGGCCCGCCTGGCCCGCGACACGCCACACGTGTCCAAGCGCCTCGCCGAACTGCTCGTGGACTCCTTTTTCCCCGCCAAAGGCAGCGACAGGGACCGGTGCAACCGCTGCGTCACCCTCATCCAGATGAGCCCGGCGGCGGCTCGAAAGTTCTACCTGTACGCCAGCGTGCACACGGCCCCCAATAACATAGGTAAAACATTCCCGCGCCGTGAGGTGGTTAGCGCTTCGAGATGAAACGCAGCTGTATGTTTGCCATCagtgaagttcatgctggccaTCCGCCAAGTTTTGAACTTGAGCATCCGGCGCGATGACGCCGTCGACGCCGATCTCCATGACAGCGACGAGGAAAACAGAGCGGTGAGACGAATACGGCGACAGTTGTTCCGTTGGCCCGCGTGACaccaccgaccgaccgaccggctTGTCGTCAAGTCTTTGACGCCGAGACGCCCGTGTGCCGTTCTCCTCGGTCTCAGGGCGAGAAGCCTTTCGCGCTGGACAAGGACGTGGTGGCCACTCTGCTTGAAGTGGTGGTCATCTTGTGGAAGAACATCAGCAGGTCCCTCGAGCAAAACGAGGAAACCCGGACGCACGTGCACGCCCAGTTTGGTCAAGTCATGAGCAAATACTTGAGCCAATTCACGGTACTCGCTCATACGTGACCTTTGACTCGTTTCCCTTGTCTTTTAATTTGCTGCCGTTCCATCTCTTATGCGTGATGTTTCATCTCTCCTCTTTTCTTCAGGATGAGCGCTGCCAAGTTGCCCTCATGCAGATGGCCTCCTTCATGCCTTTCTCCACGGTGGCCACATTTAGGTGAGTGGCGGCACCAACGAGTGCATCCATCTGCCTCTTCTTACTCTGAAGTCTTGTCCCAGCTTCAGCGTGCTGGCCCGTCTGAGGAAGATGGAACCCGAAGCCCCGCCCTCCGTCTACGGCCAGCTGTTGGACTGCATGTGCAGTTGGGGCAAGACCGCCAGCGTCCTGGAGCTCCTCATAGAGTGGCTTAGCCAAGCCCTGCCCGAGAGTCGAGGGCTTTGTTCCTCGGTGGGTCGGTGGGCCGctcgttctgtctgtctgtcgtcgTGGCAACGCTCAAGCCACTTCTCCCCCTCCCTCAGCCGCCCCACCGGCTCAACGCCAAGCGGAAGGTAACCATCCAGGTGACGGAGGAGGCTAAGCCGGACCTGGCGCTGGCCTACTTGGACCACCTGCTCCTTCACCCGTCTACACGAAACAAAGTCCTGGCTCTCAGTCAGGGTCCACTTAAGCATCTCTACACTCTTCTAGGCAACTGCAAGGTGTGTGTCTTTTTGTTCATTTCCCCCTCCATGTTTTGCATTTTCAGTCACGCTGGCTATTTTCCGTCTTTTCCACAGTCAGTGCTGTCCACTCACCTCAACGCTTCCTCTGAGGGCGCAGCTGGCGCAGAGCTGGCCCTTAAGGCCTTCACCTATCACGGCCGCCTCAGCGTGCACCTGCAACACCACGTGAGTTTTTAGCCAGGAAAAGGAAAAGCCAGCTTTTGCAAATAAACGGCCCCCTAACCCTCTAGCTGTCGGAGGGCCGCGAGTACCTGCAATCTCTGGAGTACACGGCAGCGTGGCTTGGCGAGAGGGTGCTGCCCGTCCTGGCCAAAGCTCATCAGGGGCACGGCCACGGCCAAGGGGAGGCGAACAGTTCCAGAGCGTTGGCAGCGGAGATAATCCAGGCGAGTGTTGCGTGCTCTCAGGTGCGGGCTCGTGATATTTCCTCCATTGCAAGCGTTGGAAGACTCTTTCCACTCAGGCCTTCCTGACCATGTGCGGCGACGTGGTGCTCTGTTTGGACGACGACGCCTTCAACGCTCACGTCCTGCACCTCTGCTCGCTCCTCGTACGCCCAACTGATGGTGGGTGGAGCTTGCTTTCAAAGTACGCTGCATAAAAGTGCGTGTCCCTGACTTTGTGCGTCTTTTTGTCTCGCGCTGTGCGGACGCATCTCCCTCTGGCTTCTAGCCGCGAGCTACTTGTGCATTCCCGCCATGCTGCAGGTTCTGAAGGAGCTAATGGCGAGTTACTCCGCGGTTGAGCGCAAAGCACCTGGAGACCAGCGGGATGCTGCCACCAAGTGTCTGTCGGTGGTAGCAAACATATTCCAGAAGATTATAGAGCTCTTGGCCGGGCGACTTAAGAAAGAGCCCGAAGAGGGTAAACGTGTACGTAGACACTTGCActcgtttttctttctttctttcatttgtttgcAATGTGCCGCAATTTTCCACACTGCCACTTTGTCGTTATTGTGTCTTAGCTGTGCCAGTCGGCTGTCAGCGGGCTCCAGGACTTCCTTCGAGTGGCCCAAGCCTCGAAAATCAGCGCAGTCTTTGACACCCTTTTcgccattgtggtggtggaaacGAGCTATGCTCTTCAGAAGGTAAGTGAAGCGGCCAGTGGTCTGGTCTGGTCTGGTTGAAGCCCCTGGATCAATGTATTGTAGGATCAGTTAAGTAGATACCATTAAGGAAGGTCATAAAGATTCAGGCACATTCATGGAAAATGCTACATGGTGTGACACCCCAAAGATGACGCAGCCCGAAGAGGTGACAACTCCAGAGAAAGTGGATGACCTGCCTATTCTCTCCAGCACCATTCTGTCAGTCCTTCTCCATTTGTCGCCTGTCACCGGGTAGGAAAAAGCTTTGGGGGCAAAAAATGGAATGATCAAGTTTGTGTCTGTATCCAACTCAGCTTGCGTGTTGCCTTCAGGGCCTTTTGGGCTGAAATGTTCTCCTCACTCTACTCCGACACCTACTTGAGTCTGACTGAGCTGGCCGCTGTCGTGCACCTCCTGGCGGTCCTGCGACACGGTGGGTGGGCCCCGTTGATACCGACCGCCTCGTCGAATCCTATTTCACATTTCATCTTTTTGCAGCGATGCGGCCCAATGAGTGCTTGAAGAAAATCGCCATGGTTGTGCAGCAACGGATACACGCGCAAGCAAATGCAAAGCACGATGTCCAAGGGTGGGCTCACATCAAATGAGAGCAATTTACAAAAGAATATTTGCTCTGTAAAGCAAACATCATCTTGTCTTTGCAGGGCCATTTATCAATCTTCTGTGACGTCGCTGAATGACATCTTGACACAATGGGAAGtttgagaaaaaacaaacaaatggtaCTGAAGAGTTGTTTGGTTTTCGTCTTAAAAGCatttatgaaagaaaaaaaaaaaaaagagttcttCTGTATTTGTCATAGTAAAAGCGTTTATAAAGAAAAtggcactttttctgtatttgtcATATTAAAAGCATTTATGAAAAAAGTGGCACTTGAGAGTTGTTCTTTTTCTGTATTTGTCATGTGAAAGCATTTCCGAAAAAAATGCCACTTAAGAGTTGCTCTTTTTCTGTATTTGTCATATTTCTGTATTTGTTTTACAGGCAAGAACGGTGTTGGGTTGGTGCTTAAGACTACACGACATACTATTTCATTGTTTTCAGGTATGACGTTCATGTCTCACTATTGTACTGTCCGGGATGAAATGGCTGACATCCTGTTCACTTTTGTGCATGCGTTCTTTGACACTTTTGTTGTGCGTCCAGTCACGTTAGATGGCCGCCAAATTTGGTGTtgatttgtgttgttgttgtttttttcccgccaattattattattatgattacttTTTAATACTAGGTAAATAGAACAGCTATAGTAAAACGAATTCCCCCTTTTATTGCTACTCGggtgcccctccctccctcccaagcTCGATCCCCCATCGCATCGATGCAGCCCTGCCCGTTCTTCTCGCGCACGTTTCCCCACCACGTCTCCGTGACGTCACATTTAGGAGGGGCTCGTCCGTCTGACTCAGTCGCTGTTCTCGGTGCTGAAAACCAACGGccgtgctctgctctgctctgctctgctctgctctgctctgctctgctctgctctgctctgctctgctctgctctgctctgctctgctctgctctgctctgctctgctctgctctgctctgctctgctctgctctgctctgctctgctctgctctgctctgctctgctctgctctgctctgctctgctctgctctgctctgctctgctctgctctgctgggCTCCCCTTCTATCTCGCAGCCATTTTAGGTTCCTCCTTCGCCAGCCTCCCCCGCCCGAATCAAGCGAGCAGCATGCTCTTCTAGCTCCGGCGATTCCTCCCGGGCCGCTCCCACCTGGTGTCGGCCGCAGTCATGTGCTCGTAAGGCGCGCATGGATTGAGCCAAGCGGCGGGATGGAGTCTCTGTGGTGTCCCGCGCTCGTCTTGGCCTTGGCCGGCTGCCTGTGCTGCTTCGCACCTGCCCGAGCCGACGGAAGCTTTGGTGAGCACGCCTCTCTCTCTCGTTTTTAAATGTTCTATTTGAATTGTCACGATACGGGTCCAAATCTTGAATGTATACAAAAGTTGAGACCCCTCGTATTAAGTTCCACACACACGCATTGGGCTGCATGTTTACCTCATCTtccccaaaaacaacaacaaaactttTCCTAATAATAGTTTGGAGTTGCAAGGTGAAATCCATACATCCCGTAGGAAGGTTACATCATTGGCAACAAGGCCCAAGTGGCATCTTGATTGACTCCTACtggtcacaatattaggtacgcCTGCAATTTAGAAGAAGATGGGACATTTGGAGGTATTCCTAGATAGTTGATTGAAATCTTTTTTACAAATTGTATTCCAAACAATGACATGCATCTTTGGTGCTCTGACTTTGTAATGATGATCATCTTCAGTGATTGGCTGGGATGGCCATTCAGGGAGCATCGATACTGTACATAAAACAGCAAACGCTATATGTATTCAGCTCAGGACAtttagaaatgcttattaacATCCACTGCTTCCCATTCTTGTGTTACGGAGCCACAGTGTGAACTTGAGGGATGATTCATACAGGCTGTTTAAGATTGAACATGCCGCGTATATTTGGAAGCATCAACGTGCGTGTACGTCAGCAGCGCAGCtcagcgcagcgcagcgcagcgtGGGAGACAAACGTCACCGTCAATTGTATCGGCAGCCGTAAAATGCTTTATCATTATAGCGTATGAATGGATTTGGAATATGGAACGGTGGCAGGCAGCCTTTATAAATTCACTTGGAGGCATttgtgcaggcaggcaggcagagcgGGGAAATGTAACTTGTCATATGGCTGCTGCTCAACATCCCATATTGCTGATGTCTATGGCTTTTGACAGGTGACGCCTGCGTGGTCGTGCCGTGACATTTCAGTGGAGCGTGACAATGCATCTCGCCGGGAGGGAGAATCACGATATACGTTTTGGATTGCCACGTGGCAGTTGATTTGTTGCTCTGCCATACGTTGGATGCCAAATCGCATTCCAGGAAGTCTGTAGCCACCTAGAAATGGGAGAATATTGACTGACTGTTGACGCTCAAACCAGAGCTTTTAGACAAGTCCAACTTAAAGAATGGCTCTAAACCATGACTGAATGATTGACATGCGTAGCTGTTGATTCATTTGATCATCCATTAAGCTCTTTCGGCTTTATATTGTGTAATTAGCTACAGTATATGGTTAGTGTGGTTAGATAGGTGGGATGGCAGCACACATTTCAGTGTGATCCTTCCTGTGCTGactggctgactggctggctgactggctggctggctgactggctggctggctggctggctggctgactggctggctggctggctgactggctggctggctggctgactggctggctgactggctgaCTGGCTGACTGGCTGACTGGCTGACTGGTTGGTGTGATTACAGAAGGAGTGTGAAGAAGACTTCAATGATAGCGGCTAGCGTAGCCTCCTTCGGAGAGAGACGCTGTTGGCAAAATAACGCCCGGCCGCCTGTGACCAAGGACACTTCTGGCCTCCCGGGGGCTGTGAAAGTGGCTTCATGTGATATGAGGATGAGTCATGGAGTCCTAATGAAGAGAACGGGAAAAGGTCAAAACATAGACCGTAAAGTATGTCCAAACGGAAGAAGAAAGGCTGAGCGCTGGTCGGTGAACGGCCGAGAGACACTCCGGCATCATTGGATTCAGGCCAGACGCCAGGTCAAACTCGCCCATTTGCGcctgttgccgtggcgacgcaGCCATCTTTAATTCATGGCCTGGCTGTTGCCGGGCGGACAGGCATGTCGCCAGGAATTGGCAGAGAACGACCTGCATGGGAATTCTCTGTTAGGCCCGCTCGCACCTGCTCCCTCGGTTCGTTCTGTTGCTTTCGCCGGAATCTCAAATGATTCATGGCTTTTATAGATAGATTTTCAACAAAAatggctttttttgtgtgtgtaagaaTGTATTCTAAATGAAAAGCATGGAATTTAGAGCCAATTCAAAGTTTGACCAATTAGCTGGTGGACATTGGTTTTGCCATTGAGACTGGATGATTGTTGTTCCACCTACATTCTTAATCGCTCATCAGCCACATCAACGTAGATTACGTTTGAATTAAAAGGCGTCCTTTTTAATCATCTCCGCCACGGCAGTGGAAGGAAGAGGATGCGGCTTTTATCGAGCAGGCGCACGCTCGGCTGCATGCTTGATTTAATGGAAGGGCCTAATTAATATTGAGAGCTGACACGCTTCCTGATTAAATTAAGGCAAAAAAGTGATGAGGAGGTAAAGTAAGCCTGCCCGCTCTACACTATGCAAATTGCATGCTCCAAGGAACACTTTTCTcattcaaaccttttttttttttttttattctcttctGGTTAGAAAGTCCCCTCAATCAGCCACCAGCTTTTCATTCTTGCCCGCCCTGCATCTTCCTTTTCTTGTTTTAAACACGCATTGAATTATAATTGTATTTTCCGCATGCGTGTTTTCTTTTAGGTTGCCTGTTTGAAGATGACCTTTGCCAAGCTTACGAGTTCTGTGTCAACGGTAAGACTACTTTTGAATTTGATTGTCGTTAGTTTCAAGCTATTTAACACAGACTTTCCTCCAAATCATCTCTTTGACTGACATTCCCATTTGTACACATACATTTTCAAAAGCTGAGGATGCGTTCATTTCCATATCGACCGAGTTTGCGCTTTTCGGATTGGTCGCCACAGACAGT
Coding sequences:
- the ncapg2 gene encoding condensin-2 complex subunit G2 isoform X2, with product MSKRAAFIKAACKEHVDDFLQLVQLHKDRTDPFDLEEVMEEMARDQREAVWGELASLLRDVLLELPPERWDEVTDAESAKRVVAAVTLVATVSLKVLQNGDTYNGLLNITRQLHEVLVSSHPRTEDNVLPHIQTLCEAWWKKDLLNKDKFGRTALVIALNKILYSKKMNTELQRAWSLHKVVSNVNYASEDGQQLSAQLLQCFRATSFIRNDDGKRFMVFLFSWHVDFVPLIHEAIKNQLQFYNTVATEDVAEIYFRAWKKASGKFLEKIESECIQDLMKCAILLQRSSPLCRKVRQIIFYFHKKNVCPSVGKMLSALYKPILWKYLNVPNFEVRTNATVLFADAFPIVDPDTEIEEALQKQLDKLKVLLFDKHDVVRCNAIQGVCKVLARCWELLPSVVIVDFLKKLEELAGDSSSDNVRCAVFAYLCVVLDNVLSHPALEKLMPKWKNSLHDASVKVRVAFVDMLLKVKAVRAAKFWDVCSLDHLVARLARDTPHVSKRLAELLVDSFFPAKGSDRDRCNRCVTLIQMSPAAARKFYLYASVHTAPNNIVKFMLAIRQVLNLSIRRDDAVDADLHDSDEENRAGEKPFALDKDVVATLLEVVVILWKNISRSLEQNEETRTHVHAQFGQVMSKYLSQFTDERCQVALMQMASFMPFSTVATFSFSVLARLRKMEPEAPPSVYGQLLDCMCSWGKTASVLELLIEWLSQALPESRGLCSSPPHRLNAKRKVTIQVTEEAKPDLALAYLDHLLLHPSTRNKVLALSQGPLKHLYTLLGNCKSVLSTHLNASSEGAAGAELALKAFTYHGRLSVHLQHHLSEGREYLQSLEYTAAWLGERVLPVLAKAHQGHGHGQGEANSSRALAAEIIQAFLTMCGDVVLCLDDDAFNAHVLHLCSLLVRPTDAASYLCIPAMLQVLKELMASYSAVERKAPGDQRDAATKCLSVVANIFQKIIELLAGRLKKEPEEGKRLCQSAVSGLQDFLRVAQASKISAVFDTLFAIVVVETSYALQKMTQPEEVTTPEKVDDLPILSSTILSVLLHLSPVTGAFWAEMFSSLYSDTYLSLTELAAVVHLLAVLRHAMRPNECLKKIAMVVQQRIHAQANAKHDVQGAIYQSSVTSLNDILTQWEV
- the ncapg2 gene encoding condensin-2 complex subunit G2 isoform X1, encoding MSKRAAFIKAACKEHVDDFLQLVQLHKDRTDPFDLEEVMEEMARDQREAVWGELASLLRDVLLELPPERWDEVTDAESAVDPKRVVAAVTLVATVSLKVLQNGDTYNGLLNITRQLHEVLVSSHPRTEDNVLPHIQTLCEAWWKKDLLNKDKFGRTALVIALNKILYSKKMNTELQRAWSLHKVVSNVNYASEDGQQLSAQLLQCFRATSFIRNDDGKRFMVFLFSWHVDFVPLIHEAIKNQLQFYNTVATEDVAEIYFRAWKKASGKFLEKIESECIQDLMKCAILLQRSSPLCRKVRQIIFYFHKKNVCPSVGKMLSALYKPILWKYLNVPNFEVRTNATVLFADAFPIVDPDTEIEEALQKQLDKLKVLLFDKHDVVRCNAIQGVCKVLARCWELLPSVVIVDFLKKLEELAGDSSSDNVRCAVFAYLCVVLDNVLSHPALEKLMPKWKNSLHDASVKVRVAFVDMLLKVKAVRAAKFWDVCSLDHLVARLARDTPHVSKRLAELLVDSFFPAKGSDRDRCNRCVTLIQMSPAAARKFYLYASVHTAPNNIVKFMLAIRQVLNLSIRRDDAVDADLHDSDEENRAGEKPFALDKDVVATLLEVVVILWKNISRSLEQNEETRTHVHAQFGQVMSKYLSQFTDERCQVALMQMASFMPFSTVATFSFSVLARLRKMEPEAPPSVYGQLLDCMCSWGKTASVLELLIEWLSQALPESRGLCSSPPHRLNAKRKVTIQVTEEAKPDLALAYLDHLLLHPSTRNKVLALSQGPLKHLYTLLGNCKSVLSTHLNASSEGAAGAELALKAFTYHGRLSVHLQHHLSEGREYLQSLEYTAAWLGERVLPVLAKAHQGHGHGQGEANSSRALAAEIIQAFLTMCGDVVLCLDDDAFNAHVLHLCSLLVRPTDAASYLCIPAMLQVLKELMASYSAVERKAPGDQRDAATKCLSVVANIFQKIIELLAGRLKKEPEEGKRLCQSAVSGLQDFLRVAQASKISAVFDTLFAIVVVETSYALQKMTQPEEVTTPEKVDDLPILSSTILSVLLHLSPVTGAFWAEMFSSLYSDTYLSLTELAAVVHLLAVLRHAMRPNECLKKIAMVVQQRIHAQANAKHDVQGAIYQSSVTSLNDILTQWEV